CCGCTGTTGATCTATTTAATAAAAACTAAAGGAACCTACTATGAAATACATCGCATTTGTTGCATCACTACTATTTAGTGTTACTTGTTTTGCTAATACGCCAGTTATTACGCAGCAGCAACTTCTTGAAAACCAAATGTCGGCTAATGCTTACACCATAATAGATGTGCGCTCAAAAGAAGAATTTAACGATGGACATGTAAAAGGCGCACTTAATATTCCGCATAATCAAATTGAAGAAAACATGTCGGTATTAGAGGAACTAAAAGATCACACGCTCGTTGTGTATTGTCGCTCAGGTCGTCGCGCGGGTATATTTGAAGAAGCGTTATCTAAGAAAGGCTTTAAGTTAAAGCATTTAGAAGGTGACTACCTCGCGTGGAGTGAAAAACAATTACCGTTAATTAAAAAGTAATTTCTCTGGGCTTTTTTAGCTAAGCATTTAAAACAAAAAACCAGCCACATCAGGCTGGTTTTTTATATTCATTTAGCACTTATTCTTCAATTAACAGTGCTTTAATTTCTTCTTTTGCACCAAGAATGTGTTGCTTAAGTAGCTGACAGGCATTGCTCGTGTCACCGGCACGGCAATAATCGATTAACTGCTTATGCTCACCACCTGCTTTTTTGATACCACCAGCAAGTAATAAGTGCATACGAATATAGCGGTCAGAGTTTTTATTTAAAATATTTACCACTTCTAGCGTCTGTGGGCGCTCAGCTGCTTGATACAAATAGGTATGAAAACTGGTATTCAAATCTGCCCATAAGTTGGCACTGTCTTCATGGGTAAGCGCTTCATCTAACTTAGATAATAATTCTTCAGCATGATCAAAGTCAGTTGCATTCATATTTGGAATAGAGCGAGCAAGGAGATCAGCTTCTAACATTGCTCTTAATTCAAAAAGCTCATCAACATGTGCGGCATCAAGTTCAGTTACTACCGCGCCTTTGTGCGCTTGGAACTTTACTAAGCCTTCTGCTTCAAGTTGTAATAGGGCTTCACGTACAGGAATACGGCTTACATCCAACTCTTCCGCAAGCGCTGCTTGGCGTAACGGTTGACCGGATTTTACTTCGCCTTTTAAGATTTTTTCACGAATTGCATCCACTACAAATTCAGTACGTGTTTTATATGCTAGCCCCATTTTATCTCTTTGTATTTTGTATAAACTTGGCAATAGTTTATACAAATTATAAAAAAAGGCCAGCATAGCTGGCCTTTTACCTTAGAACGGGAACACACAATTATTTCATGCGAACTCTAGGGTCCGTTAATCTTTGCTGTTCTATTTTTGTTTTTCTGAGCGTGTTTCTACCGCGGCGCTCGATGTGTAGCCTAGTCGCCTAAGCAAATATCGGGCAAAGCTTCCGCGTCCTGCTCTCGCCCCTTACCTACATCCATGTAGGCAACAATGATAAAAGCGCGCTCAAAAAAACCTTCCGGCAGTGCTTGATTGGCTTTTCTGCTTTGTTATCGGCTGACTCGCATAGAATAACTATGCAACGCAGCCTCTTCCTTGCATAAAACCCAATCAAGCTACTGCAAAAACGAACTTGAAAGATCAACAGATCCTAAAATGCATTTTGTATACATAGAGGACGCAAGAATCGTTCTATTGCTTGGCTGCCGACAGATGTGCTACGTACATCCGTTGAACTAGGGAATGGACCACCGTGCATCATTGCATCACACACTTCCACTCCCGTTGGCATTTGATTGTATATTAAACGGCCAACAACATAACTTAGCGACTCGGTAATATCAGTATGTTGCTGTACTAATGCTTCGCTACCATGAATTGTTGCTGTTAATTGACCTTCGAGTTCTTCAATCAATGCTACTAATTCATCATTCGATGAATAAGTTACCATTAACGCTGCTGGGCCAAATACTTCTTCATGCAATGCTTTATTGTTTCTGAACTCAGTCGCTGTAGTGGCAAATACTTGCGTGCTACAACGAAGTGCTTCAGATTGACCACTTGCAACAAGCGTCGCATTGCTTGCAAAGTTTTCACATCCTGATTGATACGCTTTTAAAATAGCAGGTGTTAACATGGCTTGCGGTGCAGACACTTCCACTTCTTTTGCTACAGCTTGCTTAAAGCTTTCAGCTTCTTCTTCAGCAATTAACCACAAACCAGGGTTAGTACAGAATTGACCTGCCCCCATATTTAGCGATGCAATAAATGTTGCTGCTAGTTTATCTTCTTGACCTTTAACAAAACCTGGAAGCAGTACTTGCGGATTTGTTGAACCAAGCTCACCATAAAATGGAATTTGCTGCTTGCGTTGTTTAATGCTGTCTTGCAGTGCCATACCTACACCAAACGAGCCAGTAAAACCAACCGCTTGGATTTTTGGATTTTTAACCAGTTCGTGGCTTACATCATAACTTTTTGAGTGTAATAACTGATAAACACCTTTTGGCATATCACATTTAGTAATTGCCGCTTCAATCGCGCTAACCACAATTTCGCTGGTACCTGGGTGTGCTGAATGAGATTTATAAACCACAGGACACCCAGCCGCTAATGCCGAGGCTGTATCACCACCTGCCGCGCTGAACGCAAGTGGAAAGTTACTTGCACCAAATACCGCAACCGGACCAATCGCAATTTTTGCCATTTTTAATGTTGGACGCGGTAAAGGCTGACGCTCAGGTAATGCTGCATCTTCAGCGATAAACTCAACGTCTTTTTCTAAATTTGCTGCAAATAAACGTAGCTGCCCAACAGTACGACCTAGCTCACCTTTAATACGCATTTCAGGTAAACCGGTTTCAAGAGGAGTACGTGCAACAAGTTCATCTTCTTTGCTTGCTAGTTCATCTGCAATCGCATTTAAAAACGCAGCGCGCTGGGCTTTAGTGGTTTTACGATAAACCTTAAATGCAGCGTCTGCCACATCACATGCTTGTGCTAGCTGATCAAGGCTACAGTTTTTAAATGCAGGCTCAAGCGGTGTATGGTCAAATGCGTTAATTGCGTTAAATGAACCTTCACCTTGTGAAGTCCATTCGTTATTAATAAAACTTAATCCTGTAAACATTTACTTTCCCCTTTATACAAGTTGAAAACC
This region of Pseudoalteromonas spongiae UST010723-006 genomic DNA includes:
- a CDS encoding rhodanese-like domain-containing protein, yielding MKYIAFVASLLFSVTCFANTPVITQQQLLENQMSANAYTIIDVRSKEEFNDGHVKGALNIPHNQIEENMSVLEELKDHTLVVYCRSGRRAGIFEEALSKKGFKLKHLEGDYLAWSEKQLPLIKK
- a CDS encoding GntR family transcriptional regulator; its protein translation is MGLAYKTRTEFVVDAIREKILKGEVKSGQPLRQAALAEELDVSRIPVREALLQLEAEGLVKFQAHKGAVVTELDAAHVDELFELRAMLEADLLARSIPNMNATDFDHAEELLSKLDEALTHEDSANLWADLNTSFHTYLYQAAERPQTLEVVNILNKNSDRYIRMHLLLAGGIKKAGGEHKQLIDYCRAGDTSNACQLLKQHILGAKEEIKALLIEE
- a CDS encoding aldehyde dehydrogenase (NADP(+)) → MFTGLSFINNEWTSQGEGSFNAINAFDHTPLEPAFKNCSLDQLAQACDVADAAFKVYRKTTKAQRAAFLNAIADELASKEDELVARTPLETGLPEMRIKGELGRTVGQLRLFAANLEKDVEFIAEDAALPERQPLPRPTLKMAKIAIGPVAVFGASNFPLAFSAAGGDTASALAAGCPVVYKSHSAHPGTSEIVVSAIEAAITKCDMPKGVYQLLHSKSYDVSHELVKNPKIQAVGFTGSFGVGMALQDSIKQRKQQIPFYGELGSTNPQVLLPGFVKGQEDKLAATFIASLNMGAGQFCTNPGLWLIAEEEAESFKQAVAKEVEVSAPQAMLTPAILKAYQSGCENFASNATLVASGQSEALRCSTQVFATTATEFRNNKALHEEVFGPAALMVTYSSNDELVALIEELEGQLTATIHGSEALVQQHTDITESLSYVVGRLIYNQMPTGVEVCDAMMHGGPFPSSTDVRSTSVGSQAIERFLRPLCIQNAF